A section of the Ciceribacter thiooxidans genome encodes:
- a CDS encoding HAD family hydrolase, with product MTAPIIVFDLDGTLVDTAPDLISSLNHTIAAAGLDPVGYEDLTHLVGHGARAMIERAFRLRGVPLTQEELGPLLDRFIVHYKSEMPGESRPFPGLAEALARLAEAGYGLAVCTNKIEELAIPLIEKLGLADRFAVIAGGDTFAVRKPEAGHLTGTIEKAGGDPRRAIMVGDSINDVLAAKNAGIPSIVVPFGYSDTPVEELGADRLINHFDELTPALLEEMLAGR from the coding sequence TTGACCGCCCCCATCATCGTCTTCGATCTCGACGGCACCTTGGTAGACACGGCACCGGACCTGATCAGCAGCCTCAATCACACCATCGCCGCGGCCGGGCTCGACCCGGTCGGCTACGAGGACCTGACACACCTCGTCGGGCACGGCGCACGTGCGATGATCGAGCGAGCCTTCCGGCTCCGCGGCGTGCCGCTGACCCAGGAGGAACTCGGACCGCTGCTCGACCGCTTCATCGTTCATTACAAGTCGGAAATGCCAGGCGAGAGCCGGCCCTTTCCCGGGCTTGCCGAGGCGCTTGCGAGACTTGCCGAGGCCGGCTACGGCCTGGCCGTCTGCACCAACAAGATCGAGGAACTGGCAATTCCGCTGATCGAGAAGCTTGGTCTTGCCGACCGTTTCGCGGTCATCGCCGGCGGTGACACCTTCGCCGTCCGCAAGCCGGAGGCAGGCCATCTCACCGGCACGATCGAAAAGGCAGGCGGCGACCCACGGCGCGCCATCATGGTCGGAGACAGCATCAACGATGTGCTCGCTGCGAAGAACGCCGGCATTCCGTCGATCGTCGTGCCATTCGGCTACTCGGACACGCCGGTCGAGGAGCTCGGTGCGGACCGCCTCATCAACCATTTCGACGAACTGACGCCCGCCCTCCTGGAGGAGATGCTCGCGGGGAGATGA
- the rpiA gene encoding ribose-5-phosphate isomerase RpiA: protein MDAREMKIKAAAAALEHVRDGMRLGIGTGSTAEEFVRLLAEKVSAGLRVEGVPTSERTARLCVELGVPLKSLDELPELDLTIDGADEVDGRLRLIKGGGGALLREKIVAAASQRMIVIADESKVVDTLGHFPLPIEINPFGQAATLIAIEKTASRLGLSGELKMRASGDGLFKTDGGHFIVDASFGRIPDAEALARELNSIPGVVEHGLFINLATLAIIAGPAGARVLEA, encoded by the coding sequence ATGGACGCCCGCGAAATGAAGATCAAAGCCGCCGCGGCGGCACTGGAACACGTCCGCGACGGGATGCGTCTCGGCATCGGAACCGGTTCCACCGCGGAAGAGTTCGTCCGTCTTCTCGCGGAAAAGGTCTCCGCAGGCCTGCGGGTCGAAGGGGTTCCGACCTCGGAGCGCACCGCACGGCTCTGTGTCGAACTCGGCGTGCCGCTCAAATCGCTCGACGAGCTTCCCGAACTCGACCTGACCATCGACGGTGCCGACGAAGTGGACGGACGGCTGCGGCTCATCAAGGGCGGCGGCGGTGCGCTTCTCAGGGAAAAGATCGTCGCTGCGGCCTCGCAGCGCATGATCGTCATTGCCGACGAGAGCAAGGTCGTGGATACGCTTGGCCACTTCCCGCTGCCCATCGAGATCAATCCTTTCGGTCAGGCCGCCACCCTCATCGCCATCGAAAAGACCGCCTCCAGGCTCGGCCTTTCCGGCGAACTGAAGATGCGCGCTTCCGGCGATGGACTTTTCAAAACGGACGGCGGACACTTCATCGTCGACGCATCTTTTGGCCGCATTCCTGATGCAGAGGCCTTGGCGAGAGAATTGAATTCCATTCCCGGCGTCGTCGAACACGGGTTGTTCATCAATCTGGCAACGCTCGCCATCATCGCTGGCCCGGCCGGTGCGCGTGTGCTTGAGGCATAA
- a CDS encoding DUF2059 domain-containing protein, with amino-acid sequence MIKYSGFGRLASAAIVLGGLMLGASAKAQDISPEHLQAARTAITVLGVTDRFDNILPAVADRLKTQLIQAYPNLQDQIYGEVDKQALSLAARRGDLEKEAAMVYAKAFTADELKVISDFYSSDAGKKLLKDGPIATRELMKAADIWTAGVARDLEKQTNDALLSVVGTQAPAADPAAAPKQ; translated from the coding sequence ATGATCAAGTATTCCGGTTTCGGCCGTCTTGCGTCTGCCGCCATCGTTCTCGGAGGGCTTATGCTCGGCGCCTCCGCCAAGGCGCAGGATATTTCTCCGGAGCACCTGCAGGCTGCGCGGACCGCAATCACCGTCCTCGGCGTCACCGACCGCTTCGACAACATCCTGCCGGCTGTCGCTGATCGCCTCAAGACACAGCTGATCCAGGCCTATCCGAACCTGCAGGACCAGATTTACGGCGAGGTCGACAAGCAGGCGCTTTCGCTTGCCGCCCGGCGTGGTGACCTGGAGAAGGAAGCCGCCATGGTGTACGCCAAGGCCTTCACCGCTGACGAGCTCAAGGTGATTTCCGATTTCTACAGCAGCGATGCCGGCAAGAAGCTCCTGAAGGATGGCCCGATCGCTACCCGCGAACTGATGAAGGCTGCCGACATCTGGACCGCCGGCGTTGCGCGCGACCTGGAGAAGCAGACCAATGACGCCCTTCTGAGCGTTGTCGGCACGCAGGCTCCCGCGGCCGATCCGGCCGCTGCGCCGAAGCAGTAA